The Vibrio crassostreae genomic interval AAGATCCTCAAGGATTAGACCAGTTGATTGCACAAGCTGATAAGAACATGTACCAAATCAAGCAAGCTAAATCCCAGCAGTAGTAGATTGTAAACAGAGTAGTGAATTAGGAAATGCTAATGAGTGAAAATATCTGCCCTAAGTGTCAGTCTGAGCTTGGTTGGGATGGTAAATATCATTGTGAAACTTGTCAGGCTCACTTTACTAAAGTTGGGTTTTGTCCTGAGTGCAGTAGCCAACTTGAGAAGCTTCAAGCCTGTGGTGCCGCGAGCTATTTTTGTAATGGCGATTGCAACGAGCTTAAGTCTAAATCGAGAGTAAAATTCGAATTCCAATCTGCGGAATAGTCTTAAGCCCGAGCACTTAAATGACTGTCAGTGATGTTATACCAAAGACTCAATACTAAAGTATTGAGTCTTTTTTGTATCTGATGAATAGGCATGTGTCATCTTGGTTCATTCTTATCGCCACTGCACCAGCATGAAACATAGTTACATGATTGCTATGCACTCTATTGGTGTGATTTGTTTTTAAATTCTATAAATACAATGACTTATAAAATCATTAGTTAATTTTTAAGTTTGGCACTCTTCTTGTAACTCTGTAATTGAATAACAAAAATACAATTATGGAGTAATATCATGAACAAGGTGTTCAATTTATCGCTAGCTGCACTGTGTACAACACTTTCATTTTCTTCTGCATCAGTGCTTGCGGCTGACGAGACCATCAAGGTCGGCGTTCTGCATTCACTGTCTGGCACCATGGCGATCAGTGAAACCACGCTAAAAGATACCGTGTTAATGCTCATCGAAGAGCAGAACAAAAAGGGCGGTTTGCTGGGTAAAAAGCTAGAGCCTGTAGTCGTTGACCCTGCGTCAAACTGGCCTCTATTTGCTGAAAAAGCGCGTGAGCTTATCGAGAAAGAGAAGGTCGACGTGGTTTTCGGTGGTTGGACATCGGTATCTCGTAAATCCATGCTGCCGGTATTCGAAGAGCTCAACAGCATCCTTTTCTACCCAGTTCAGTATGAAGGTGAAGAGTCTTCTAAAAACGTTTTCTACACGGGCGCAGCGCCAAACCAACAAGCGATTCCTGCCGTGGATTACTTAATGGAAGAGCTGGAAGTTGAGCGTTGGGTACTAGCAGGTACCGATTACGTTTACCCACGTACGACCAATAAGATCCTTGAAGCCTACCTAAAAGATAAAGGTGTCGCAGAAGAAGACATCATGATCAACTACACGCCATTTGGTCACTCTGATTGGCAATCTATTGTTTCAGACATCAAAAAGTTCGGTGAAGCAGGTAAGAAAACCGCAGTGGTTTCTACTGTGAACGGTGATGCGAACGTCCCTTTCTATAAAGAACTTGGCGCTCAAGGCATTTCATCTGAAGACATCCCGGTTATTGCATTCTCTGTTGGTGAAGAAGAACTATCGGGTATGGATACTGAACCACTGGTTGGTCACCTTGCGGCGTGGAACTACTTCATGAGTGTTGATACCGAAGCCAATGAAGAGTTTGTTGAAACGTGGCAGTCATTCATCAAGAGTGAAAAGCGTGTCACCAACGACCCAATGGAAGC includes:
- a CDS encoding zinc ribbon domain-containing protein, with product MSENICPKCQSELGWDGKYHCETCQAHFTKVGFCPECSSQLEKLQACGAASYFCNGDCNELKSKSRVKFEFQSAE
- the urtA gene encoding urea ABC transporter substrate-binding protein; translation: MNKVFNLSLAALCTTLSFSSASVLAADETIKVGVLHSLSGTMAISETTLKDTVLMLIEEQNKKGGLLGKKLEPVVVDPASNWPLFAEKARELIEKEKVDVVFGGWTSVSRKSMLPVFEELNSILFYPVQYEGEESSKNVFYTGAAPNQQAIPAVDYLMEELEVERWVLAGTDYVYPRTTNKILEAYLKDKGVAEEDIMINYTPFGHSDWQSIVSDIKKFGEAGKKTAVVSTVNGDANVPFYKELGAQGISSEDIPVIAFSVGEEELSGMDTEPLVGHLAAWNYFMSVDTEANEEFVETWQSFIKSEKRVTNDPMEAHYVGFNMWAQAVTNAGTTDPESVQDALIGVSVPNLSGGYSTMLPNHHITKPVLIGEIQDDGQFDIVWETTGLVAGDAWSSYLPESAKLFSSWSKPFSCGAFNVETKKCSGGN